In one window of Mercurialis annua linkage group LG4, ddMerAnnu1.2, whole genome shotgun sequence DNA:
- the LOC126677256 gene encoding amine oxidase [copper-containing] gamma 2-like, whose amino-acid sequence MESRNFLRFLLIFVSACLLLLFTWIHLPYAPAPPSATDGFFDCASGSSLCTSKNRFFQPKNIIKKPPKPTSHRHEADLPRHPLDPLTIQELNKVRKILKSHELFKSYPFSLHSVVLDEPEKPLVLKWRKGDPMLPRKAAVVARVDGKSHVLTVDLDTNDVFVQENNPLTGYPMMTVEDMTSATWAPLANADFNRTIIERGVDLEDLACLPLSLGWFGENEENRRLIKVQCFSMKGTANFYMRPIEGLTVLLDMDTKEVVEISDKGKHIPIPSAANTDYRYSSVEANQEMKMINPISIEQPKGPSFTVEDEHMVKWANWEFHLKPDSRAGVIISDARVKDPDSGVMRSVMYKGFTSELFVPYMDPTDAWYFKTYMDAGEYGFGLQAMPLDPLNDCPRNAYYMDGVFPAGDGTPYVRSNMICIFESYAGDIGWRHAESPITGMQIREVRPKVTLVVRMAASVANYDYIVDWEFQTDGLIRIKVGLSGILMVKGTSYKNMNQVPAANQENLYGTLLSENIIGVIHDHYVTFHLDMDIDGAANNSFVNVNIQRQQTSNGETPRRSYLKASRKVAKTEKDAQIQLKLYDPSEFHVINPSKRTRVGNPVGYKIVPGGTAASLLDHDDPPQKRGAFTNNQIWVTPYNRSEQWAGGLFVYQSQGEDTLAVWSDRDRPIENKDIVVWYTLGFHHIPCQEDFPIMPTVSASFALKPVNFFESNPILRIPPNVEKDLPVCKPSDAT is encoded by the exons ATGGAATCAAGAAACTTTCTCCGTTTCCTCTTGATCTTTGTGAGTGCTTGTCTTCTCTTGCTCTTCACCTGGATTCATCTTCCCTATGCTCCGGCACCGCCATCCGCCACCGATGGTTTCTTCGACTGCGCCTCCGGTTCTTCTTTGTGCACCTCAAAGAACCGGTTTTTCCAACCCAAAAACATCATCAAGAAACCCCCGAAACCCACCAGCCACCGTCATGAAGCGGATCTTCCTCGCCACCCTTTAGACCCGTTGACCATCCAAGAACTGAACAAagttcgtaaaattttaaaatctcacGAGCTTTTCAAATCATATCCTTTCTCTTTACACTCTGTAGTACTCGACGAGCCAGAAAAACCTCTTGTGCTTAAATGGCGGAAAGGAGACCCCATGTTGCCACGAAAAGCAGCCGTCGTGGCACGAGTGGACGGCAAGTCGCACGTGCTCACGGTGGATTTAGACACAAACGATGTTTTTGTTCAAGAAAACAATCCGCTCACTGGTTATCCGATGATGACGGTGGAGGACATGACTTCAGCGACTTGGGCTCCGCTGGCGAACGCTGACTTCAACCGTACGATCATCGAACGTGGAGTTGATCTTGAAGACTTGGCTTGCTTGCCGCTTTCTTTAGGGTGGTTCGGCGAAAATGAAGAGAATCGGAGGTTAATAAAAGTTCAGTGTTTTTCCATGAAGGGCACTGCAAATTTCTACATGAGACCGATCGAAGGACTGACCGTTCTACTTGATATGGACACTAAAGAAGTGGTGGAGATTTCCGATAAAGGCAAGCATATTCCGATACCGTCGGCAGCTAATACAGATTATCGTTATTCTTCTGTAGAAGCAAATCAAGAAATGAAAATGATCAATCCGATTTCTATAGAGCAACCAAAAGGACCGAGTTTTACAGTAGAGGACGAGCACATGGTGAAATGGGCAAACTGGGAATTTCATCTGAAACCCGATTCAAGAGCTGGAGTGATCATTTCTGATGCTCGGGTTAAGGATCCGGATAGTGGAGTGATGAGGAGCGTTATGTACAAAGGGTTTACTTCAGAATTGTTTGTGCCTTATATGGACCCTACTGATGCATGGTATTTTAAGACTTATATGGATGCTGGTGAATATGGGTTCGGGTTACAAGCTATGCCACTTGACCCGCTTAATGACTGTCCCCGGAATGCCTATTATATGGACGGTGTTTTCCCCGCCGGTGATGGAACTCCATATGTCCGATCAAATATGATTTGCATTTTTGAGAGTTATGCTGGTGATATTGGATGGAGACACGCTGAAAGTCCAATTACGGGCATGCAG ATTAGAGAAGTGAGGCCAAAAGTGACGCTTGTGGTTAGAATGGCAGCATCAGTAGCAAATTATGATTACATAGTTGATTGGGAATTTCAGACTGATGGCCTAATTAGAATTAAG GTTGGACTTAGTGGAATTCTGATGGTGAAAGGCACATCATACAAGAACATGAACCAAGTCCCAGCTGCAAATCAAGAAAATCTCTACGGCACTCTTTTATCAGAAAATATCATCGGCGTCATTCACGACCACTACGTTACATTTCACCTTGACATGGACATCGATGGCGCTGCTAATAATTCCTTTGTGAACGTAAATATCCAACGGCAACAGACTTCAAATGGAGAAACCCCTAGAAGAAGCTACTTGAAAGCTTCAAGAAAAGTTGCTAAGACGGAAAAAGATGCTCAAATTCAGCTCAAGCTTTATGATCCTTCGGAGTTTCATGTGATTAACCCTAGTAAGAGAACTCGGGTCGGAAACCCGGTCGGGTATAAGATTGTTCCGGGTGGTACTGCTGCTAGCTTGCTTGATCATGATGATCCTCCGCAGAAACGTGGAGCCTTTACTAATAATCAAATATGGGTTACCCCGTATAACCGGAGTGAGCAATGGGCGGGTGGGCTTTTCGTTTATCAGAGCCAGGGCGAAGATACTTTGGCAGTTTGGTCTGATAG GGATCGTCCAATCGAGAATAAAGACATTGTGGTATGGTACACATTGGGATTTCATCACATACCATGCCAAGAGGATTTTCCAATAATGCCAACAGTATCAGCCAGCTTTGCTCTAAAGCCTGTCAATTTCTTTGAGAGCAATCCTATTCTTCGGATCCCACCCAATGTTGAGAAAGATTTGCCCGTTTGCAAGCCTTCTGATGCTACTTGA
- the LOC126679203 gene encoding amine oxidase [copper-containing] gamma 1-like → MQTLTYFHFTFINFCIFLFFLAYLWHPDPLKKPNFYGFSTKFSTTQKLNQNPKSNLNYLTDQTPQHPLDPLTVQEINTIKLILSSYQLFLYSFPAIHYLSLDEPDKSSVLKWKKGDPIPPRKALVIAIFNTQTHVLVLDLNFGQVISHEINPYSGYPMLSNEDISDATQVALSYPELNRSVIARGMSFSDLYCLVQSTGWFGPDEEGKRVIKVLCYSSQGTVNFYMRPLEGLILTVDLDKKKVIKFSDKGREIPIPGGKSTDYRYSAQDMTEPLKMEPINPISMEQPKGPSFTIENGHIVRWANWVFHIKADQRAGLVISQAMVRDSETGLLRSVMYKGFGSEVFVPYMDTDEDWYFKTYMDAGEFGLGVSAMPLVPLNDCPRNSYYIDGVFVSSDGRPYVQPSMICIFERYAGDVSWRHSEMASYNFEIREARPKVTLVARMVASLANYDYIFDWEFQTDGLIRIKVSLSGMVMVKGTPYQNVHEIPNQEEMSSRLISENVIGVVHDHFINFHLDMDIDDSNNSFTEVNLVKEESLAGESPRKSYFKAKRKIAKTEEDARIKLNLYQPSEFHVINPSKRSRLGNPTGYKVVPGANAASLLDLLDPPQLRSAFTNNQIWVTPYNRNEQWAGGLLVYQSRGDDTLDVWSQRNRGIENTDIVVWYTLGFHHIPCQEDFPVMPIVSSTFELKPVNFFENNPILRAAPMSETDLPVCWPAASS, encoded by the exons ATGCAAACATTAACATATTTTCATTTTACATTCATAAACTTCTGCATATTTCTATTCTTTCTTGCATATTTATGGCATCCTGACCCTCtcaagaaaccaaatttttatgGGTTCAGCACCAAATTTAGCACAACTCAAAAGCTAAACCAAAAcccaaaatcaaatttaaattacttGACTGATCAAACTCCTCAGCATCCACTAGACCCACTTACAGTTCAAGAAATCAAcacaatcaaattaattctttcATCATATCAACTCTTTTTGTATTCATTTCCTGCTATTCATTATTTATCACTTGATGAGCCAGACAAATCTTCAGTCTTGAAGTGGAAAAAAGGTGACCCGATTCCTCCAAGAAAAGCACTTGTAATAGCAATATTCAACACTCAAACTCATGTGTTAGTTCTTGACTTAAACTTTGGTCAAGTTATAAGTCATGAAATTAATCCTTATTCAGGCTATCCTATGCTGTCTAATGAAGATATTTCTGATGCAACTCAAGTAGCTCTGTCTTATCCGGAACTAAACCGGTCTGTTATAGCCAGAGGAATGAGTTTTAGTGATTTGTATTGTTTGGTTCAGTCAACCGGTTGGTTTGGTCCGGATGAAGAAGGAAAAAGGGTCATTAAGGTCCTCTGTTACTCAAGCCAGGGTACAGTAAATTTCTACATGAGGCCACTTGAAGGGCTAATTCTAACTGTTGACCTTGACAAGAAAAAGGTAATAAAATTTTCTGATAAAGGAAGAGAGATTCCAATTCCCGGAGGTAAGAGCACAGATTATAGATATTCAGCACAAGACATGACCGAACCGCTAAAAATGGAGCCAATCAACCCAATTTCAATGGAGCAACCAAAAGGACCGAGCTTTACTATAGAAAATGGTCATATAGTGAGATGGGCCAACTGGGTTTTTCATATAAAAGCTGACCAAAGGGCTGGGTTAGTGATTTCACAAGCCATGGTTAGAGACTCAGAGACTGGGTTGCTGAGGAGTGTGATGTATAAAGGGTTCGGTTCAGAGGTTTTTGTGCCGTACATGGATACAGACGAGGATTGGTATTTTAAGACATACATGGATGCTGGTGAGTTTGGTCTAGGAGTGAGTGCGATGCCACTTGTGCCGTTAAATGATTGTCCTAGAAATTCTTATTATATAGATGGAGTTTTTGTGTCGTCCGATGGCAGGCCTTATGTTCAGCCCAGCATGATTTGCATTTTCGAAAGGTATGCTGGAGATGTCAGTTGGCGCCACTCGGAAATGGCCAGTTACAATTTTGAG ATTAGAGAAGCAAGACCAAAAGTTACACTTGTGGCTAGAATGGTAGCATCATTGGCCAACTATGACTATATATTTGATTGGGAATTTCAAACCGATGGTTTGATTCGAATCAAG GTGTCTCTTTCTGGGATGGTAATGGTAAAAGGGACTCCATATCAAAATGTACATGAAATTCCTAATCAAGAAGAAATGTCAAGCCGTTTAATATCAGAAAATGTGATCGGTGTTGTTCATGACCATTTCATAAACTTCCATCTCGACATGGACATTGATGACAGTAATAACTCATTTACTGAGGTTAATTTAGTTAAGGAAGAGAGTTTAGCAGGTGAATCGCCAAGAAAAAGTTACTTTAAAGCCAAGAGAAAAATAGCAAAAACAGAGGAAGATGCAAGGATTAAACTTAACCTATATCAACCATCAGAATTTCATGTAATAAACCCTTCGAAGAGGTCTAGGTTAGGAAATCCAACAGGGTATAAGGTTGTGCCTGGTGCTAATGCAGCTAGCTTGCTTGATCTCCTTGATCCTCCTCAACTAAGAAGTGCTTTCACCAATAATCAG ATTTGGGTTACGCCCTATAACCGGAATGAACAATGGGCTGGAGGACTTCTTGTCTATCAGAGCAGGGGAGATGACACACTCGATGTCTGGTCTCAAAG GAATCGTGGTATAGAGAATACGGATATTGTGGTGTGGTATACCCTAGGGTTTCATCACATTCCTTGCCAAGAGGATTTTCCTGTGATGCCAATTGTATCATCAACTTTTGAATTAAAACCTGTGAATTTCTTTGAGAACAATCCCATTCTTAGGGCTGCACCGATGTCTGAAACCGACTTGCCTGTCTGCTGGCCGGCAGCTTCATCTTGA